GCCCATGCCGCACACGAAGTGCGTTACCTTGCCGTCCGTGTCCCGCCAGATTTCGGGTCCTGTCGTCGCATAATGCGCTCGCGGGTTCGCCTGGTTCGCGTACTGGTTTGGCAGGATCGAGTTCGGCGTCTCGCGGTGGATCCGCTCCGCGACCCGGTAGTAGGACTCCGGGTGGTCCGGCGGCACCGCGGTCGGCGTGACGACGACGCGGGCGCCGAGCGACTTGAGGAGGTCGATCTTCTCGCGGCTCATCTTGTCCGGCATCGTGAAGACGGCGCGGTAGCCCCGGATCGCCGCGACCATGGCGAGCCCGAGGCCCGTGTTCCCGCTCGTGGGCTCGATGATCGTGCCCCCCGGCCTGAGGAGCCCTTTCTTCTCCGCGTCCTCGATCATCGCCTCGCCGATCCGGTCCTTCACGCTCCCGCCCGGGTTCATCATCTCGAGTTTGGCGAGGGCGAGGCACGGCACGTCGGCCATGATCCGGGGGAGCTTGACGAGCGGGGTGTTGCCGATTGTCTCGAGGATGGTGTTGAAGTACCGCACGGTGGGCGTCCCCCGGCACCAAAGGAGGGACGTTATAAGAACGTGCGCGCGGGATGGGCGGGATTCCTCCCATCGGGGCCGTCGAGGTCAGGCCGCGCGCGGCCGGTCGCGCGTGACATGCCGGGGGAGGGAGTCGAACCCCCAGGAAACCGATCTGCAGTCGGTCACATTAGCCGCTCTGTCACCCCGGCGCAGGACCGCACATCCGGGGTGACGTAATTGAAACTTTGCCGGTCCTCCCGAGGCGGACGGCCGAGGTCACAATCGAAGCGGGCAACCGTTAACGGTCTTCAGTCCGGCGGGCCTCTCTTCGACACCGATGCCGTGCAGCGCGCGGGATCTCCTCGCCGTCGGGAACGGTCGCGCCTAGGCGTTCGGAGCGCACCGACGGGGGTTTCATCATACAGTCGGGACGAAGCTATTTATCCACTCCCGGGTGTCGCACCGCTAGTGGCAGAACTGAAGACGATCACCGACACCGTGCACGGCACGATTCGGCTCGAACCGCTGACGCTCGATTTGCTCGAGACGCTCGAGCTCCAGCGTCTCAACTCGATTCGCCAGCTCGGGCTCACGTACCTCGTCTTCCCCGGGGCGAACCACTCCCGCGTCGAGCACTGCCTCGGTGTTGGCCATGTCGCGGGGGAGATGGCGAAGGCTCTCGAGCTCTCGGACGACGAGCGCAAGCTCGTCCAAGCCGCCGGCCTGTTGCACGACGTCGGCCATGGCCCGTTCTCGCACACGCTCGAGCATGTCCTCAGCCGCGAGCTCGCCGTGGACCATATGCACCTGACGCAGCGGATCATCACCGGCCAGGACGACAACGTCGCTCCCGAGGATCGGAAGGCCTTCCCCGATGTCCTCCGGATCCATCAGGTCCTCACGAAGCACGGCGTCGATCCGGACGCGGTGGCCGCCTTGATCCGCGGCCCGGCGGAGCGAGGATATGCCCGGCTGGTGCCCGGCAGCCGCCGCGAGCCCACCCGGTACCTCGCGCAGATCATCCACAGCCCGATGGACGCGGACCAGATCGACTACCTCATGAGGGATGCCCACTACACCGGCGCCGCCCACGGGATGATCGACTTCTCCCGGCTTCTGCAGACGCTCCGTCGCCACGACGGCGAGATCGCCCTGGACCGGAAGGGACTGCCGGCGCTCGAGGGGATGCTCGTCGCTCGCGGCCTCATGTACTCCTCGGTGTACTTCCACAAGACGGTCCGGATCGCGGAGCAGATGCTCGCGCGGGCGGTCGAGCGCTCCGACGCGCCGATCGGGGAGATCCAGAAGATGGTCGACCACGAACTCTTGGGTTGGCTGACGCACCAGGGGCCGCTCCAGCGGGAGATCGCGCTTCGACTGAAGTACCGGAAGTTGTACAAGCGCGTCGTCTCGTACGACCGGGACGAGCTGACGGAGTCCGCGCGGGACGCGCTGTCGTCCTTCAAGGATGCGTCGGAGCGCCGCCGCGTCGAGGATCGGATCGCGAGGCGCGCGGGAATCAAGCCGGGTCACGTGATCATCGACGTCCCGTTGCCGGAGCTGCTACTGAGCGAGCCGCGTATCGCGAAGACGGAAGTCCCAATCTTGGACGGGGACTCGGCCAAGGCGTTTTCCAAGGTGAGTCCCCTCGGTCGCGCGCTCCAGGTCCGGCAAGTCGTCGACTGGGTCGTGATGGTCGCAGCGCCCGCCGCCACGACGTCCGCCGTCCGCAAGGCGGCCGCATCGTCGCTCTTCGCGTGATGCTCGAACGGCGGATTCAATCGCGTTTGTCAATCCGGCAGACGCTCGTCGGACAACATTTAAATAGCGTCTCCCCGGATACGAGCCCATCTTGCGGGATGGGATGAACTCGCAGGCGCTGCAGGTGACGGAATGAACTCGATGCTAGAGGACGTGCTCGCCCGGGAAGGGAGCGCACCCGCGTTCGAAGACAGTCGCGTCGACGCCGAGCTCGAAGAGATGCTCAGCAAGATGCGGACGAACATCAAGATCATTGGACTCGGCGGTGGCGGCTGCAACACCATCTCTCGAGTGTACAACGAAGGCATTGTCGGCGCGGAGCTGTTCGCCTGCAACACGGACGCGCAACATCTCTTGCACATCGCCTCCCCGAAGAAGGTCCTCCTCGGTCGGCGGATCACCAAGGGGCTCGGGGCCGGCGCTCTGCCGCAGATCGGCGAAGAGGCCGCCCGCGAGGCCGAGGAGGAGCTCCGGGGAATCGTCCAGGGCTCGGACATCGTGTTCGTGACGTGCGGCCTCGGCGGCGGCACGGGGACCGGCAGTTGCGGCTACGTCGCTCGGCTCGCGAAGGAGATGGGCGCCCTCACGATCGCGGTCGTCACACTTCCGTTCCGAGGCGAAGGCAAGTTGCGGATGGAGAGCGCCGAGTGGGGATTAGAGCGACTGCGGGACGCCGCGGACACGGTCATCACGATCCCGAACGACAAGCTCCTCGATCTCGTGCCGCGACAGAGCTTGAACCTCGCGTTCAAGTTCGCGGACGAGGTCCTGATGCGCTCGATCAAAGGTCTCACGGAGATCATCACGAAGCCCGGCCTCGTGAACCTGGACTTCAACGACGTGAAGACGATCATGAAGGGCGGCGGCGTCGCGATGATCGGCCTGGGCGAGAGTCAGGCGGTCGGCGACAACCGTGCGGTCGAGGCGATCGAGGAAGCGATCAACTCGCCCCTCCTCGAGGTCGACGTCTCGACGGCTCACGGCGTCCTGATCAACGTGACCGGGGGCAACGACATGACGATTTCCGAGGCGGAGCGCGTCGCGGAGGTCGTCCAATCGAAGGTCTCTCCGACTGCGCGGATTATCTGGGGCGCGACCGTGGACCCGTCTCTGGAGCACACCCTCCGCGTGATGCTCGTCGCCACGGGCGTGAAGTCGAAGCAGATCGTCGGGCGCCGCGATCCGGCGGAAGAGCGGGCCCGGGTCGGCATCGACGTGATTCGCTAGCCGCGAGGTTCCGATTGCCCTGACGACCGTGTGCGGCCCAAGACGCCGTTCGCAACCCTTATAACCGGCACGCTCTTACGCGAGAAGCGAAATTACTCCTCCAGCCGCGAGGCTATTCCCGGAGGCCCGGATCATGGATTCGATCGTCAAGGAGGTCGTCACCCGGTCGGGTGGAGAACCTCGGGTGCCCGAGTCCCCCACACAGTTCCTCGGCGTCGGTGCCGAGGACGCCGAGCTCGAACGGATCCTCGCGAGCCTCCGCACGAACATCAAGATCCTCGGGATTGGGGGCGGCGGCTGCAACACGATCGACCGACTCGTCGAAGCCGGAATCGTGGGCGCGGAGCTGTACGCCGCGAACACGGACGCGCAACACCTGTTGACGATCCGCTCGCCGCACAAGCTCTTGTTGGGCCGGCGCGTGACCCGTGGACTCGGCGCGGGCGCTTTGCCGCAAGTCGGCGAAGAGTCCGCGCGGGAAGCGGCCGACGAAATCCGTTCCGTCGTGCAGGGCGCCGACATGATTTTCATCACGTGTGGCCTCGGGGGCGGCACGGGCACGGGCGGTGCCCCGGTCGTCGCGCAGCTTGCGAAGGAGGCCGGCGCGCTGACGATCGCGATCTGCACGTTCCCCTTCCGAGCCGAGGGCGCGATTCGCGCGGAGAACGCGGAGTTCGGCCTGGAGAAACTCCGGAGCTTCGCCGACACGGTCGTCGTGATCCCGAATGACAAACTGCTTGAACTCGTCCCGCGTCTCGCGTTGAATGCGGCATTCAAGGTCGCCGACGACGTCCTGATGCGGGCGATCAAGGGGATCACCGAAGTGATCACGAAGCCCGGACTCGTGAACCTGGACTTCAACGATATCAAGACGATCATGAAAGGGGGCGGCGTAGCGATGATCGGACTCGGGGAGAATGACCGCGACGACCGCGCGGAGGCGGCGATCGAAGAGGCGATTAACTCGCCCCTGATCGACGTCGACATCAGCCACGCGACCGGCGCCCTCGTGAACGTGACGGGCGGGAACGACATGAGCGTCTCCGAGGCCGAGAAGGTTTCCGAGATCGTGCAGGGCCGCATCGCGCCGAACGCCCGCATCATCTGGGGTGCGGCGATCGACCCGAGCCTCGAGCACAAGATCCGCGTCATGCTCATCCTGACCGGAGTGAGGTCGAAGCAGATCCTCGGACCCGGGGAACACCCGAGGGCGCCCCACGCGGGCGTCGACATCGTGAGGTGAGGACCGTGGCGGACATCGTGGACCGGAGCTGGGAAGTCCAGCGGCGGATCGAGGAGCGGGTGAAGCGGCTCGGGAAGGGCCGGTTCGGCCGCGTCCTCAAGATGGCCCGCAAGCCGACGTCGGACGAGTACTCGAAGGTCGTCTTGATTACCGGCCT
This region of Thermoplasmata archaeon genomic DNA includes:
- a CDS encoding HD domain-containing protein: MAELKTITDTVHGTIRLEPLTLDLLETLELQRLNSIRQLGLTYLVFPGANHSRVEHCLGVGHVAGEMAKALELSDDERKLVQAAGLLHDVGHGPFSHTLEHVLSRELAVDHMHLTQRIITGQDDNVAPEDRKAFPDVLRIHQVLTKHGVDPDAVAALIRGPAERGYARLVPGSRREPTRYLAQIIHSPMDADQIDYLMRDAHYTGAAHGMIDFSRLLQTLRRHDGEIALDRKGLPALEGMLVARGLMYSSVYFHKTVRIAEQMLARAVERSDAPIGEIQKMVDHELLGWLTHQGPLQREIALRLKYRKLYKRVVSYDRDELTESARDALSSFKDASERRRVEDRIARRAGIKPGHVIIDVPLPELLLSEPRIAKTEVPILDGDSAKAFSKVSPLGRALQVRQVVDWVVMVAAPAATTSAVRKAAASSLFA
- the ftsZ gene encoding cell division protein FtsZ; this encodes MNSMLEDVLAREGSAPAFEDSRVDAELEEMLSKMRTNIKIIGLGGGGCNTISRVYNEGIVGAELFACNTDAQHLLHIASPKKVLLGRRITKGLGAGALPQIGEEAAREAEEELRGIVQGSDIVFVTCGLGGGTGTGSCGYVARLAKEMGALTIAVVTLPFRGEGKLRMESAEWGLERLRDAADTVITIPNDKLLDLVPRQSLNLAFKFADEVLMRSIKGLTEIITKPGLVNLDFNDVKTIMKGGGVAMIGLGESQAVGDNRAVEAIEEAINSPLLEVDVSTAHGVLINVTGGNDMTISEAERVAEVVQSKVSPTARIIWGATVDPSLEHTLRVMLVATGVKSKQIVGRRDPAEERARVGIDVIR
- the ftsZ gene encoding cell division protein FtsZ, yielding MDSIVKEVVTRSGGEPRVPESPTQFLGVGAEDAELERILASLRTNIKILGIGGGGCNTIDRLVEAGIVGAELYAANTDAQHLLTIRSPHKLLLGRRVTRGLGAGALPQVGEESAREAADEIRSVVQGADMIFITCGLGGGTGTGGAPVVAQLAKEAGALTIAICTFPFRAEGAIRAENAEFGLEKLRSFADTVVVIPNDKLLELVPRLALNAAFKVADDVLMRAIKGITEVITKPGLVNLDFNDIKTIMKGGGVAMIGLGENDRDDRAEAAIEEAINSPLIDVDISHATGALVNVTGGNDMSVSEAEKVSEIVQGRIAPNARIIWGAAIDPSLEHKIRVMLILTGVRSKQILGPGEHPRAPHAGVDIVR
- a CDS encoding protein translocase SEC61 complex subunit gamma; the protein is MADIVDRSWEVQRRIEERVKRLGKGRFGRVLKMARKPTSDEYSKVVLITGLGIVAIGALGFVIYLVMRYGPDAIRRLFGIVG